One stretch of Juglans microcarpa x Juglans regia isolate MS1-56 chromosome 3D, Jm3101_v1.0, whole genome shotgun sequence DNA includes these proteins:
- the LOC121255177 gene encoding uncharacterized protein LOC121255177: MIGESRIGRALLDLGSSVNLLPFSVYEQLGLGELKKASIMLQLADRSVMEPRGIVEDVLVQVDKFYYPVDFVVLDMQQPTSTIYQAPVILGRPFLATSNALINCRSGVLKLTFGNMGLQLNVFNACKMPAHFDDTNSSLPLEVQFAGVRWKLQFETLPPPDILKSSEEEVPQLKLKPLPQDLKYVFLGPEEGTFPMVISSKLNQKDEAQLIEVLRKYRGAIGWTIADIKGIDAAVCPHIIHLEDDA, translated from the exons atgattggtgagtcacgcattgggagagctttacttgatttggggagtagtgtgaacttgctaccATTCTCAGTGTATGAGCAGTTGGGATTGGGTGAGCTGAAAAAGGCCTCCATCATGCTACAGTTGGCTGACAGATCAGTTATGGAGCCGAGGGGCATTGTAGAGGATGTGCTGGTCcaggtggacaaattttactacccagtggattttgtagttcttgatatgcagcaGCCAACCTCCACTATTTACCAAGCTCCTGTCATCCTTGGAAGACCATTTCTAGCTACATCAAATGCTTTGATTAATTGCAGAAGTGGAGTTCTGAAGCTTACTTTTGGGAACATGGGACTTCAGTTGAACGTTTTCAATGCTTGCAAGATGCCAGCACATTTTGATGACACAA ATTCTTCTTTACCACTTGAAGTACAATTTGCAGGCGTAAGATGGAAACTCCAGTTTGAAACTCTACCACCACCAGACATACTTAAATCTTCAGAGGAAGAAGTTCCCCAGTTGAAATTGAAACCACTTCCTCAAGATTTAAAGTATGTGTTTCTTGGTCCTGAAGAAGGCACTTTTCCTATGGTGATTTCTTCAAAGTTAAATCAGAAGGATGAAGCTCAGTTGATTGAAGTCTTAAGAAAGTATCGAGGTGCTATTGGTTGGACAATAGCCGACATCAAAGGTATTGATGCTGCTGTTTGTCCCCACATAATCCATCTTGAAGATGATGCTTGA